One genomic segment of Bacteroides caccae includes these proteins:
- a CDS encoding alpha-galactosidase — translation MKKLYLFVSLLFMSLHTLWAWDNHILISTPRTSLLLYAEKGNSLRFQYLGDKITSGQIPHIYSSGNGLNRPAYPVFGTSCSQTPALQVEHANGDWTLDMVAESVETQIIENAHQTVITLVDKLYPFVVKLYYKAYDNVDMIETWAEISHTEKKAVALKRFDSGHFLLSQNDVWVSHMHGSWASETFVTTERLESGMKVIKNMDGARNGQNDHAEIMLSLDGKPNENTGRVVGAALCWSGNYKFRIDTDNNSVHHIFAGINDEASEYKLEPKEVFVTPKLAITYSQEGLSGASRNFHRWARNNRLHDGWGTRDILLNSWEGVYFGVNETGMDQMMSDIAGMGGELFVMDDGWFGDKYPRNNDVSSLGDWVVDTRKLPKGIKGLTDTAKKYGIKFGIWIEPESTNSQSELFEKHPDWVLQVKGRTFNYGRGGTQLLLDMCNPKVQDFAFNFVDTLLTNYPEIAYLKWDANTELKNYGSTYLPKDKQSHIYIDYHRGLIKVLERIRAKYPKVVIQACGGGGGRVNYGVMPYNDEFWVSDNTDALQRIYMQWGTSYFYPSNAMAQHVSASPNHQTGRRLPLKFRFDVAMSGRLGMEIQPKNMTDDEKTFARKSIESYKDIRSIVQLGNLYRLVSPYDRKGMASLMYTNDEQTKAVFFAYKIEHFVNQVMPRIRLAGLDPQKTYKLREVTPTGKPCSLDGKLISGSVLMNTGIAVPLWQEYSSVVLELTAE, via the coding sequence ATGAAGAAACTGTATTTGTTTGTATCTCTGCTATTTATGTCTTTACATACCCTTTGGGCATGGGACAATCATATTCTAATATCCACTCCCCGAACCTCTCTCCTTCTTTATGCGGAAAAAGGTAACAGTTTACGTTTTCAATATTTAGGGGATAAAATCACTTCCGGGCAGATTCCTCATATTTATAGTAGTGGGAATGGGTTAAACCGGCCTGCTTATCCTGTGTTCGGAACAAGTTGCTCACAAACACCTGCTTTGCAGGTGGAACATGCAAACGGAGATTGGACCTTGGATATGGTAGCCGAGAGTGTAGAAACTCAAATAATAGAGAATGCACATCAAACTGTGATTACGCTTGTTGATAAATTATATCCTTTCGTTGTGAAACTGTATTATAAGGCTTATGATAATGTAGATATGATAGAGACTTGGGCGGAAATTTCACATACGGAAAAAAAAGCTGTAGCGTTGAAACGTTTTGATTCAGGACATTTTCTTTTGAGTCAGAATGATGTCTGGGTTTCCCATATGCATGGTTCATGGGCTTCGGAGACTTTTGTGACTACTGAAAGGTTGGAGTCCGGAATGAAAGTCATTAAAAATATGGATGGAGCAAGAAATGGGCAGAATGATCATGCGGAAATTATGTTGTCGTTGGACGGAAAACCGAATGAAAATACAGGTCGTGTAGTAGGAGCTGCCCTTTGCTGGAGTGGTAATTATAAGTTTCGTATTGATACGGATAATAATTCAGTTCACCATATTTTCGCAGGAATCAATGATGAGGCTTCAGAGTATAAATTAGAACCTAAAGAGGTATTTGTAACTCCCAAACTGGCAATAACTTATTCACAGGAAGGCTTAAGTGGAGCCAGTCGTAATTTTCATCGTTGGGCACGTAATAATCGATTGCATGACGGCTGGGGTACACGTGATATTTTACTCAATAGTTGGGAAGGCGTTTATTTTGGAGTCAATGAAACCGGTATGGATCAGATGATGAGTGATATCGCCGGTATGGGAGGTGAGCTCTTTGTTATGGACGACGGGTGGTTTGGAGATAAATATCCTCGTAACAATGATGTATCTTCATTGGGAGATTGGGTAGTAGATACACGCAAATTACCTAAAGGAATAAAGGGACTGACGGATACTGCCAAGAAGTATGGCATCAAGTTTGGAATCTGGATTGAGCCGGAAAGCACGAATAGCCAAAGTGAGTTGTTTGAGAAACATCCCGACTGGGTGCTTCAGGTAAAAGGACGCACGTTCAATTATGGACGTGGAGGAACACAGTTGTTATTGGATATGTGTAATCCTAAAGTACAGGATTTTGCATTTAATTTCGTAGATACTTTGTTGACAAACTATCCTGAAATAGCGTATCTTAAATGGGATGCCAATACGGAACTGAAGAATTATGGTTCTACTTATTTGCCTAAGGATAAGCAGTCGCATATTTATATTGATTATCATCGCGGGCTGATTAAGGTACTTGAACGTATCCGTGCAAAATATCCGAAGGTTGTTATTCAAGCTTGTGGCGGTGGAGGCGGTCGCGTTAATTATGGTGTGATGCCTTATAATGATGAATTTTGGGTAAGTGATAATACAGATGCTTTGCAACGTATCTATATGCAATGGGGTACTTCTTATTTTTATCCTTCCAATGCAATGGCACAACACGTAAGTGCTTCGCCTAATCACCAGACAGGACGCCGTCTTCCTCTTAAATTTCGGTTTGATGTAGCCATGAGCGGGCGTTTGGGAATGGAAATCCAACCGAAGAATATGACGGATGATGAGAAAACGTTTGCACGAAAATCGATTGAATCTTATAAAGATATTCGTTCGATTGTACAACTGGGTAACCTATACCGTTTGGTTTCTCCTTATGACCGTAAAGGGATGGCATCGTTGATGTATACGAACGATGAACAGACAAAAGCGGTATTTTTTGCTTATAAGATAGAGCATTTCGTTAATCAGGTAATGCCTCGTATACGTTTGGCCGGACTTGACCCGCAAAAGACCTACAAATTGAGAGAAGTTACTCCCACTGGGAAACCTTGTTCGTTGGACGGGAAATTGATTTCCGGTTCTGTACTTATGAATACAGGAATTGCTGTACCTTTGTGGCAGGAATACTCAAGTGTTGTGCTGGAGTTGACAGCCGAATAA
- a CDS encoding glycoside hydrolase family 2, which translates to MINKYLLSSLVCILFYTAQAHPSSKLPQYNIINDLSSLIKNIANKDIQDDILSLTGQWGVKLDPDSIGEKHNYFNSGHTTMPIQLPGTLDEAGYGTRTVGSDYGILTRRHKYIGPAWYTREFVIPQNWQGKEITLYLERVLWESKVWIDGRFIDTQEGLGTPHYHRLGTLNPGKHRIAIRINNDMIYNIGDKGHSYGEYTQIIWNGILGKIELQSSPTLSIDRIKVYPHTSDNRLDISFDIQNHSNKTLKGEVSYTLKEIGSKKKIYAYKKEIKGEKGIQHHRETLNIRQAVKHWDDLHPNLYRLEICITQKGQSQLKTVDFGFRNVTASRSKILINNRPVFMRGNLDCLHFPLTGYPSCDIQEWERIFRIYKSYGLNHVRFHSWCPPEAAFTAADRIGIYIQAEVLWIDWWMSVVRKERPEMTTRGLPKGLGHNPSADKFVPEELQRMIEAYGNHPSFTMLCIGNELGNSNFDIMQQWIKSLQEKDPRRLYAISTARKIMPADQYMVTHNIPQTGGTYGINGSGTDNDRESIYSKATIPIIAHEVGQYPVYPLWNEIDKYTGVLEARNLESLRQQAVKNHIEHQDRKFHEASGALQTILYKGLIENLLRTPSCAGFQMLSMTDYSGQGEALVGWLDSFWDSKGIITPEQFRCYSNDIVPLARFHKYTWQTDETFKAQIQVANYSDTTLITPTIWTLTDETGKLQQQGSREVPLSSGKVNQVDSLSIDLSEITSPGKYYLDVTISGTPYHNRWSIWVYPPYNMPQTNIIIHDKFDSTVISALEQGKKVLLVADQLGKKDNSTPLYFTPLFWSTSFFPGQSNTTLGAWIDKAHPAFSQFPTDNYTDWQWKEITQGRSFIINEHPQLHPIVQPVSDFHINDKLASIFECKVSKGKLLVCGYNLNLDSPVARQLKYSLLHYMTQSNFNPSYSIEIDTLKKMFAYTPKAMVSVPKGFENSILYISCGKQMKNSGSAPWTATLDHTEIQDERCKYKVTCDNIWKDEKGTAWTGKNMTIEIQTPEGIIGDLYVKFEDWNHQNRAGLLSIEGRESILENQKGKERWVKLFIMREDTNDGKIVLKTHTKQGGNLMISQIAFIKQ; encoded by the coding sequence ATGATAAACAAATATCTATTATCATCCTTAGTCTGTATTTTATTTTATACAGCACAAGCACATCCTTCAAGCAAATTGCCCCAATATAATATAATCAATGACTTGTCCTCACTAATCAAGAATATTGCAAATAAAGACATTCAGGATGATATACTATCTCTTACCGGACAATGGGGTGTAAAGTTGGATCCGGACAGTATCGGTGAAAAGCACAACTATTTCAATTCCGGTCATACAACCATGCCGATTCAGCTACCCGGAACTCTTGATGAAGCCGGCTATGGAACTCGCACAGTCGGTTCGGATTATGGTATCCTCACCCGCCGACACAAATACATAGGTCCGGCCTGGTATACACGTGAGTTTGTCATTCCTCAAAATTGGCAGGGAAAAGAAATAACACTTTATCTGGAACGTGTGCTGTGGGAGTCAAAAGTCTGGATTGACGGACGTTTCATTGATACACAGGAAGGATTAGGAACTCCACATTATCATCGTTTAGGAACTTTAAATCCCGGAAAACATCGAATAGCAATCCGTATCAACAACGACATGATATACAATATAGGTGATAAGGGCCATTCATACGGAGAATACACTCAGATTATCTGGAATGGTATCCTCGGAAAAATAGAACTACAATCTTCACCCACACTTTCAATAGACCGGATCAAAGTATATCCCCATACATCTGACAATCGCTTGGATATTTCCTTCGATATACAAAATCATTCAAATAAGACATTGAAAGGAGAGGTTTCCTATACATTGAAAGAAATTGGAAGCAAAAAGAAAATATACGCATACAAAAAAGAAATAAAAGGAGAAAAAGGAATACAACATCACCGGGAAACATTGAATATCCGGCAAGCCGTGAAACACTGGGACGACCTACACCCAAACCTATACCGGTTGGAGATATGTATCACGCAAAAAGGACAATCCCAACTTAAAACGGTTGATTTCGGATTTCGTAATGTTACTGCTTCCCGATCAAAGATTCTAATCAACAACCGACCCGTATTCATGCGAGGTAATCTGGATTGCCTCCATTTTCCCCTTACCGGTTATCCCTCTTGCGACATTCAGGAATGGGAACGTATTTTCCGTATTTACAAATCATACGGACTCAATCATGTGCGTTTCCACTCATGGTGTCCTCCCGAGGCAGCTTTTACGGCAGCCGACCGGATTGGTATTTATATTCAGGCAGAAGTATTATGGATTGACTGGTGGATGTCCGTCGTAAGAAAAGAGCGCCCTGAAATGACCACACGCGGACTGCCGAAAGGATTGGGGCATAATCCAAGTGCAGATAAATTTGTACCGGAAGAACTGCAACGTATGATTGAGGCTTACGGTAATCACCCTTCTTTCACTATGCTTTGTATTGGAAATGAATTAGGCAACTCAAACTTTGATATCATGCAACAATGGATTAAATCTTTGCAAGAAAAAGATCCACGCAGACTTTACGCTATTTCTACCGCCCGAAAGATTATGCCGGCAGATCAATATATGGTCACTCACAACATACCCCAGACAGGCGGTACTTATGGCATAAACGGTTCCGGCACTGACAATGACCGAGAATCTATCTACTCTAAGGCAACAATCCCGATCATCGCCCATGAAGTCGGTCAATATCCAGTTTATCCTCTTTGGAACGAGATAGATAAATATACCGGTGTATTGGAAGCCAGAAATCTTGAAAGCTTACGCCAACAAGCCGTAAAAAATCATATAGAACACCAGGACAGAAAATTCCATGAAGCCAGTGGAGCATTACAAACAATCTTATATAAAGGTTTGATTGAAAATTTACTGCGTACCCCCTCATGTGCCGGATTCCAAATGTTAAGTATGACTGATTATTCGGGACAGGGAGAAGCTTTAGTCGGTTGGTTAGATTCATTTTGGGATTCCAAAGGAATCATCACGCCCGAACAATTCCGATGTTATTCCAACGACATTGTCCCTCTGGCACGTTTCCACAAATATACCTGGCAAACGGACGAGACGTTCAAAGCTCAAATCCAAGTGGCAAACTACAGTGATACAACTCTAATTACACCTACGATATGGACTTTAACCGACGAAACAGGCAAACTGCAACAGCAAGGCAGCAGAGAAGTGCCCTTATCATCCGGAAAAGTAAATCAGGTAGATTCTTTATCTATCGATCTCTCCGAAATTACATCACCGGGAAAATATTACCTCGATGTCACCATTAGCGGCACACCTTATCACAACCGTTGGAGTATTTGGGTATATCCTCCTTATAACATGCCACAAACCAATATCATCATTCACGACAAATTTGATTCGACTGTCATTAGTGCCTTGGAACAAGGAAAGAAAGTATTGTTAGTGGCAGATCAACTCGGGAAAAAGGATAACTCCACCCCTCTTTACTTCACACCTTTGTTCTGGTCTACTTCTTTCTTTCCCGGTCAAAGCAACACCACCCTAGGGGCATGGATAGACAAAGCTCACCCTGCATTCTCGCAATTTCCAACCGACAATTATACTGACTGGCAATGGAAAGAAATAACACAAGGCCGTTCGTTTATCATCAACGAACACCCTCAATTACACCCCATTGTACAACCGGTAAGCGACTTCCATATCAACGACAAACTAGCTTCTATCTTCGAATGTAAAGTGAGCAAAGGCAAATTATTAGTCTGCGGTTACAACCTGAATTTGGATTCACCGGTAGCACGACAACTAAAATACAGCTTATTACATTATATGACACAATCGAACTTCAATCCTTCTTATTCAATAGAAATTGATACACTGAAGAAGATGTTTGCATATACTCCTAAAGCAATGGTTTCCGTTCCTAAAGGATTTGAAAACTCAATTCTTTATATATCATGCGGGAAGCAAATGAAGAATTCCGGTTCTGCTCCTTGGACAGCCACGCTCGACCATACTGAAATACAAGACGAACGTTGTAAATACAAAGTTACTTGTGATAATATCTGGAAAGATGAAAAAGGGACAGCCTGGACAGGCAAAAATATGACAATTGAAATACAAACTCCGGAAGGTATTATTGGAGACTTATATGTAAAATTTGAAGACTGGAATCACCAAAATAGAGCAGGGCTCTTATCAATCGAAGGACGAGAGTCCATTTTAGAAAATCAGAAAGGAAAAGAACGGTGGGTGAAACTATTCATTATGAGAGAAGATACAAATGACGGAAAAATAGTTCTCAAAACCCATACGAAACAAGGAGGTAACCTAATGATTAGCCAAATAGCATTCATAAAACAATAA
- a CDS encoding TIM-barrel domain-containing protein, protein MKRINFKTTLMTGLFVLLGMVAKADNNPIVVGNSRFTFITENLVRMEYANHQKFLDDSTLFAVNRQAGNVDVKVEKKDGKYIFSTSMMSVEFENDGFPFGQNNVRVSFEMDGKRKSWCMTDEQRNNLGGAITTLDAIGSPIPLQEGLLSRDGWYLINDTGKDVYKNGWLSVRDRDHVQDLYLFVYGNDYKSALRSLKAISGAVPMTRKYVHGSWYCRWWQYTADDYRDLVKGYHEHDFPLDIMVFDMDWHRKDGKIGTGHAFTRGWTGYSWNRKLIPDPGALIREFHDQQIYVTINEHPHDGIRPHEDVYPEFIRALGIDADKDPVPIFDAGDRKYMDAFMRYAHQESDSMGVAFWWLDWQQDYAYPVVRGTTTKHLPWLNEIYYNYSKQGELRGTGFSRWGGWGDHRHPIQFSGDAVGNWNMLNFEVKLTTTSGNAGCFFWAHDIGGFYDGLDSELYTRWTQFGLLNSSLRIHSVVGDKMDRRPWLWGEREEKAMRRIYHMRSELMPYIYSSVRQCHTDMLPLNRGLYIEYPADKESYKHEEEFLFGDLILASPITQAGSGKDKIVSQSVWFPRGDDWYSLFTGSKYEGGKTSVVSCPLEEFPVFVKGGWPLPMQPYTERMASTPLTTLVIRCYPGSEGSDNTYSLYEDDGLTMQYANGNYATTDMTYKKENGCVTVHVHPVKGNYKGQPQKRAYRIELPGVDVKSKVKVNGKTVKPIVDSSVNGIIISVKATDIRKAVEITVR, encoded by the coding sequence ATGAAAAGAATAAACTTTAAGACAACTTTGATGACAGGGCTATTTGTTCTATTGGGAATGGTGGCCAAGGCGGATAATAATCCCATTGTAGTAGGAAATAGTCGTTTTACCTTTATTACGGAGAATCTGGTTCGAATGGAGTATGCTAATCATCAAAAGTTTTTGGATGATTCTACTTTGTTTGCTGTTAACCGTCAGGCCGGAAATGTAGATGTGAAGGTTGAAAAGAAAGATGGGAAGTATATATTTTCTACGTCAATGATGTCTGTTGAATTTGAGAATGATGGTTTTCCTTTTGGACAGAATAACGTACGTGTATCTTTTGAAATGGACGGAAAGCGTAAAAGCTGGTGTATGACGGACGAACAGCGAAATAATTTGGGAGGTGCTATCACTACACTTGATGCAATAGGCAGCCCTATTCCTCTTCAGGAAGGATTATTGAGCCGTGACGGTTGGTATCTGATTAATGATACAGGTAAAGATGTTTATAAAAATGGCTGGTTGTCAGTTCGGGATCGGGACCATGTACAGGATTTATATTTATTTGTTTATGGCAACGATTATAAGTCTGCTTTGCGCTCTCTTAAAGCGATTAGCGGAGCAGTTCCTATGACGCGTAAATATGTGCATGGTTCCTGGTATTGTCGTTGGTGGCAATATACGGCAGATGATTACCGTGATTTGGTAAAAGGATATCATGAACATGATTTTCCGTTGGACATTATGGTATTTGATATGGATTGGCATCGTAAAGACGGAAAGATTGGTACCGGACATGCTTTTACACGCGGGTGGACCGGATATAGTTGGAATCGTAAACTGATACCCGATCCGGGAGCATTAATCCGGGAGTTTCATGATCAACAAATTTATGTAACAATTAATGAGCATCCACATGACGGCATTCGTCCTCATGAGGATGTTTATCCGGAATTTATCCGGGCATTAGGAATAGATGCAGATAAAGATCCTGTCCCTATCTTTGATGCCGGTGACCGGAAGTATATGGACGCGTTTATGAGATATGCACATCAGGAAAGTGATTCTATGGGAGTTGCTTTCTGGTGGTTGGATTGGCAACAAGATTATGCGTATCCTGTGGTGCGTGGTACAACAACCAAGCATTTACCTTGGTTAAACGAGATATATTATAATTATTCGAAACAGGGTGAACTTCGTGGAACAGGCTTTTCTCGTTGGGGAGGTTGGGGCGATCACCGTCACCCTATCCAGTTTTCCGGTGATGCAGTCGGTAACTGGAATATGTTGAATTTCGAAGTAAAACTGACTACTACCAGTGGCAATGCTGGCTGTTTTTTCTGGGCGCATGACATTGGAGGTTTTTACGATGGCCTGGATTCTGAATTATATACCCGTTGGACACAGTTTGGACTGCTGAATTCTTCATTACGTATCCATTCTGTAGTAGGTGATAAGATGGATCGTCGTCCATGGCTTTGGGGAGAACGTGAAGAAAAAGCGATGCGGCGTATTTATCACATGCGTTCGGAATTAATGCCTTACATTTATAGTAGTGTTCGTCAGTGCCATACAGATATGTTACCATTGAATCGTGGGCTTTATATTGAATATCCTGCCGATAAAGAATCTTATAAACACGAAGAAGAATTTCTTTTTGGTGATTTAATTTTGGCTTCTCCTATTACGCAGGCAGGAAGTGGTAAAGACAAGATAGTGAGCCAATCTGTGTGGTTCCCAAGGGGGGACGATTGGTATAGCCTTTTCACCGGTAGTAAATATGAAGGCGGAAAGACGTCCGTTGTAAGCTGCCCGTTGGAAGAGTTTCCGGTTTTTGTGAAGGGCGGTTGGCCTTTGCCGATGCAACCTTATACTGAACGTATGGCTTCTACTCCGTTAACTACACTTGTGATACGTTGTTATCCGGGAAGTGAAGGAAGTGATAATACATATTCATTGTATGAGGATGATGGTTTAACGATGCAGTATGCTAATGGCAATTATGCCACTACTGACATGACTTATAAGAAAGAAAATGGGTGTGTAACAGTCCATGTTCATCCCGTGAAAGGTAATTATAAAGGGCAGCCACAAAAGAGGGCTTATCGTATTGAACTACCTGGGGTTGATGTGAAATCCAAAGTTAAAGTGAATGGAAAAACGGTTAAACCAATCGTGGACAGTAGCGTGAATGGAATTATCATTTCGGTGAAAGCTACTGATATACGCAAAGCTGTTGAAATAACTGTAAGATAA
- a CDS encoding RNA polymerase sigma factor — protein MTDIELWTRILKGDKVAFEELYHRYYSSLFGYALRLNFDEETIKDCLQDMFVKIYVSHSSLPTLSYVKSYLYRTLLNALLDSSKAARNRSLPLDEYVDIPIDDTGLMQIFEANDSDLKKVQLLKKGFQQLSSKQRNAIYFRFVQEFSWDELADMFEMSSHSCMNLVGRSVAKLRQIVLTGGQFH, from the coding sequence ATGACGGATATCGAGCTATGGACACGAATACTGAAAGGTGATAAAGTTGCTTTTGAGGAACTATATCATCGTTATTATTCTTCTTTGTTTGGGTATGCTCTTCGTCTGAACTTTGATGAAGAAACGATTAAAGATTGTTTGCAGGATATGTTTGTTAAAATATACGTAAGTCATTCTTCTCTTCCTACCTTATCTTATGTGAAGTCTTATCTATATCGTACTTTATTAAATGCTCTGTTAGATTCCTCCAAAGCTGCCCGTAACCGTAGCTTGCCATTGGATGAGTACGTTGATATTCCTATCGACGACACAGGCTTGATGCAGATTTTTGAGGCAAATGATTCTGACCTGAAGAAGGTCCAATTATTGAAAAAGGGTTTTCAGCAACTGTCTTCCAAACAAAGAAATGCCATATATTTTCGATTTGTTCAAGAATTTTCGTGGGATGAACTAGCAGATATGTTTGAGATGTCTTCTCATTCGTGTATGAATCTAGTAGGACGCTCGGTAGCTAAATTGCGTCAGATCGTTTTGACTGGAGGGCAATTTCACTAA
- a CDS encoding FecR family protein — translation MKSQQKQELDGIIDKIIGYFRFHDRKERDDETDMWERINREIRQQEKKTRVREYIKRFLIPVSVAACLLLAYVIDKGEFSDNSWTLDAYVGQLADVAEASGQVQLLLSDKRKVQIDKDTVGIVYSSNGKIQIEQEEHTVSETSENTDEAKGFNQIIVPKGKYSQLTLSDGTRMHVNSGTRVVYPRVFADNRREIYVEGEIYLDVTPDKSRPFVVKTHQFNVEVLGTSFNVNAYKGKKQSEVVLVEGSVRLSDKYQKEVLMKPDNLVVVSEGRASRIKRVRAKDYTAWINGLLILHNEPLMSVFERLNRFYDIPIVVAPAIQTEIVDGKLDLRLPLSELVRMISVVVPIDCQIIDGTYYISPKRQQ, via the coding sequence ATGAAAAGTCAACAAAAACAAGAATTGGATGGAATAATCGATAAAATCATCGGTTATTTTAGATTTCATGACCGTAAAGAACGGGATGATGAGACGGATATGTGGGAACGAATCAACCGTGAAATAAGACAACAGGAGAAGAAAACACGAGTAAGAGAATATATAAAAAGATTTTTAATACCTGTATCGGTAGCTGCTTGTTTGTTGTTGGCATATGTGATAGATAAAGGAGAGTTTTCGGATAACAGTTGGACTTTGGATGCCTATGTAGGCCAGTTGGCAGATGTAGCGGAAGCAAGTGGTCAAGTACAATTATTGCTTTCAGACAAGCGGAAAGTACAGATAGATAAGGACACAGTCGGTATTGTTTATTCTTCTAATGGAAAGATTCAAATAGAACAGGAAGAACATACTGTTAGTGAAACGAGTGAAAATACAGATGAGGCAAAAGGGTTTAATCAAATTATTGTTCCTAAAGGGAAATATAGTCAATTAACGCTTTCGGACGGAACACGGATGCATGTCAATTCCGGTACACGGGTAGTGTATCCGAGAGTCTTTGCCGATAACCGAAGAGAAATATATGTAGAAGGAGAAATTTATCTGGATGTAACTCCTGATAAAAGTAGACCATTTGTAGTAAAGACACATCAATTTAATGTAGAAGTATTGGGAACTTCCTTTAATGTCAATGCTTATAAAGGAAAAAAACAGTCAGAAGTAGTTTTGGTGGAAGGCTCTGTGAGGCTTAGCGACAAATATCAAAAAGAAGTTTTGATGAAGCCTGATAACCTAGTTGTTGTAAGTGAAGGACGTGCTAGCCGGATTAAGCGCGTGCGTGCAAAAGACTATACGGCTTGGATTAATGGTTTGCTTATCTTGCACAACGAACCATTGATGAGTGTGTTCGAGAGGCTGAACCGTTTCTATGATATCCCCATTGTTGTAGCACCCGCTATACAAACTGAAATTGTAGATGGAAAGTTGGATTTACGTTTACCTTTGTCCGAACTGGTTAGGATGATTTCAGTAGTGGTGCCGATTGATTGTCAGATAATTGATGGAACCTATTATATAAGTCCGAAGCGACAGCAATAA